A DNA window from Seriola aureovittata isolate HTS-2021-v1 ecotype China chromosome 8, ASM2101889v1, whole genome shotgun sequence contains the following coding sequences:
- the LOC130173083 gene encoding endonuclease domain-containing 1 protein-like: MSQRKILQFSTGALLLLLPWFGGLVLGEVNKDFSNCLDFFYYKTPPQGVNAPGYQPICQRHKNQYRFASLYHHQHRTPLYSAYLLSPADGKRPSVAWMYEPQLAFSRANSEMEPFATPVDQNVIESQAEREDYRNSNFTKGHLNPSLHQKTKEDREATFTLTNIVPQRAGSNSGPWSTLENDMLRKFNSFCEGPMYVITGAMPYESGARWINNRVSVPEYMWSAYCCPSYKPNLPDHVQSFFPTYAAVGRNDPNSGEEIVPVNVKARASVRGYDVKRMSLETLEGILRQRLGMSIGLFHGQCQ; this comes from the exons ATGTCTCAAAGGAAGATACTGCAATTCTCCACAGGAGCTCTGCTTCTTCTCCTACCCTGGTTTGGTGGCCTGGTCCTTGGAGaggtcaacaaagacttttcCAACTGCCTTGATTTCTTCTATTATAAAACTCCACCACAGGGTGTCAATGCACCAGGTTACCAACCGATATGCCAACGCCACAAAAACCAGTACCGCTTTGCCAGCCTGTATCACCATCAGCATCGTACACCACTGTATTCTGCGTACTTACTCAGCCCAGCAGATGGCAAACGGCCCAGTGTAGCTTGGATGTATGAACCACAG ttAGCATTTTCCCGTGCCAACTCAGAGATGGAACCTTTTGCTACCCCTGTGGACCAGAATGTGATTGAGAGCCAGGCTGAGCGTGAGGACTACAGGAACTCCAACTTCACCAAAGGCCATCTTAATCCCAGCCTGCACCAGAAGACGAAAGAGGACCGCGAGGCCACCTTCACTCTGACTAACATTGTCCCTCAGCGGGCGGGCTCCAACTCTGGCCCTTGGAGCACTCTGGAGAATGACATGTTGAGAAAATTCAACTCTTTTTGCGAAGGGCCAATGTATGTGATCACTGGGGCCATGCCTTATGAGTCGGGGGCACGCTGGATTAATAACAGGGTGTCTGTTCCTGAGTACATGTGGTCGGCCTACTGCTGCCCATCCTACAAACCTAACCTTCCTGATCATGTGCAGTCATTTTTCCCCACATACGCTGCAGTGGGAAGAAATGACCCCAACAGTGGAGAGGAGATTGTACCAGTTAATGTCAAGGCGAGGGCCTCAGTGCGAGGCTATGATGTGAAGCGGATGTCTTTAGAGACTCTGGAGGGCATCCTGAGACAAAGGCTGGGCATGTCCATCGGTCTGTTTCATGGGCAGTGTCAGTAA